Within the Erigeron canadensis isolate Cc75 chromosome 6, C_canadensis_v1, whole genome shotgun sequence genome, the region AATTTTTAATCAAGTATTTTAgtcattttcaagaaaattacTTCTTTCTTAGTCAGCTTAAAGTATAATTGTGCCATGATACCAATTCCACTAATTGGTAGTTAACGTAAAAGTCTTGGACATCAACTTTGACTTAACTGCTGGAAAGTTCACATCTGGCCTAACTGTCGGAAGTTCATAGTATACTGTTTTGACCCCGACAAcagcatatatacatatagtcgAAATTTTTGATATACGTTTACCTCGGCGGTCTTGGATGCGCTTCAACTTATCTGATGCCTTCTGATAAATTAAGTAACTTCGGTGGGTGAGGATTTTCTCAAGTTATCCTagattgactagtcaagttgagaTATCCTCagccattggattaaaattgaaggtcaagattcaaacttcatctttgaatcttgacccttgattatAATCCAATGTTTGGGAATGTTCCAACTTAACCTCTCAGGTTAGAACAATTTGAGAGGATCCTAACCCAACATAGGTGATATAGTTATTGAAAAGTCAACAGTTTTCATGTTTGACTCTTCTTTGTGTGTTTGAAACAGTGTGGTGTAGAAGAACCGATGAACTTGTTGATGGGCCAAATGCATCACATATAACTCCCAAAGCTCTAGATAGATGGGAGTCTAGGTTGGAAGATCTTTTCAACGGTCGCCCTTTTGACATGCTTGATGCTGCTTTATCGGATACCGTCTCCAAGTTCCCCGTTGACATTCAGGTTTAAATAATCAAATTACATGACCTGGTGGTAGCATTATAGATCCatatacttatgaatgggttgagTTGGTTTGTTCTTTAATGTAAACGGATTAACGGATCAAGTCAAATAAatagttattttgttttctataaatCTTGTTTAACACATTAAGGTTCTATAAAAAAATCTATTAAGTGGACAATAAATGTTACAAGGCAGCGTTCTGAAAGTTATCCGTTTCAAATGAACATATCTGACCTGTTACCCCACCCATCCATATTCCCATTTCTAACTATTAAAATCTCTTTCAATATTATATTGAATCCTTTTGAAATGATGGGTTGTTTCCTGCCTGAAGTTTTTGACATTTATTATGCTTTCCGTTTTTGGTGTTTGCAGCCTTTTAAGGATATGATTGAAGGAATGAGGATGGACCTTAGAAAGTCAAGATACAAGACTTTTGATGAGCTTTACTTGTATTGTTATTATGTGGCTGGCACAGTTGGATTAATGAGTGTTCCTATAATGGGAATTGCTCCAGAATCACAAGCAACAACAGAAAGTGTATACAATGCTGCTCTGGCTTTGGGGATTGCTAATCAACTCACTAACATCCTCCGAGATGTAGGGGAAGAGTAAGCgtttaaactttttctttaattgtcattttttaagccaatggggttggtggcccaatggtaaggtctttgaccttgggggaATCCACTTGGTTTCAATTCCCACTCTTCACATCCGTGGGGGTGGATTAGTGGGGGGTATTTAAAAGTCTCAGGTTCCATCCCAGGCattcgtgtaatttaggagtaggatactatgccattaaaaaaaaactcatttatTAAAGATTAAACTTTATAAGATGCATGCAGAAATAGTATGCATCAGTCATTTGACGTACATACCTGAAAAAGTGAAAATGACTTCTAACTTACCAAACCTAACAGAAGTTAGAGGCAAGTTGCTATCAAACTAATTGTAATTCAAGCGAGAAGCGACTTTCTCAACTTCTAGGTTAAATAATGGTGATCTAAGTATAAAGAAATCATGTAAGTTTTGTTGTTGACAAATACGACAATTAACTCATTATGATTGCCAAACATATACCAGAATTTCAGGTCACTCATTGATATTTATAGAAAATACTATAAATAGTAGGGTGTTTGTATAACAGAATCttgatttttaatgcataacaGACAGACAAGTCTCAATATGaattttatacattttcatGAAAATCTTGATCACAACATTGAAATATGTAGCAAATTTCACTAATTATAAATGTTTGCGTTTTAGATATCTGACTTTTGAGGTCAAATAGGCTAACAACTAATTTACTCTTAAATTATGGGAATATCTTTCAAGTAGACTAATATCGATACGAAATCCAACATCTGCGAGAAGATCTTGAGTACCTTTTTGAAAGTTATCGCAAAAACTGTGACTAACTGCAAAAGTAAGCATTGTTCTTATGATGTGATTGCTTTTGGTATAGTGCAAGAAGAGGAAGAGTGTATCTACCACAAGATGAACTAGCACAAGCTGGACTATCAGATGAGGACATATTTGCTGGGAAAGTAACTGATAAATGGAGAGCCTTCatgaaaaaacaaatcaaacgGGCAAGATCGTTTTTTGATGAAGCACAAGAAGGCGTTACACAACTAAGTTCAGCTAGTAGATGGCCAGTAAGTATAATGCAAACTTTGTTTAATTAACTCTTATAGTAACAAGCTATTTACTAAAAAGCTCgattttaaaatatgaattgGTGGTTCTATCAGGTATGGGCGTCGTTATTACTGTATCGTCAAATATTGGATGAGATTGAAGCGAATGATTATAATAACTTCACTAGAAGAGCTTATGTAAGTAAACCAAAGAAGCTAGTTTCTTTGCCACTTGCTTATGCAAAAGCTCTCGTTCCTCCGTCATCAAAAACTGGAGCTCTTTCAAAGACCACAGAcgcatagatatatatactctCTTTATATGCAGTTTTAGGAAATGGAAACAGTGAATATCTGtaaatttttatgttgattgttGTAATATGAATAACGCAGATTATATCGGATGTAGAATAGCCTACTCCACTCGTGTTCATTAGTTGTACTATTCTTTTAACGGAATGGAAACGGTCTCCTAGCATTGACATATTTATAGCCGAATGCCTAGATGAAACCTATGACTTAACGATAACACTTGCAAATCTCTTCCCTCCCAAGAACTCAGCTTACGCCTTACCAAGTGATTATTTTACCAGCGACAACCAAGCCCATTCACAATGAACTCAGCTTACGCAGTTAAGCCGTACCAAGTGATTATTTTACCACTGAGTTAAAAGGAAAGGGCTTGATTTACTGAGGGACTTGAACGTGTCATTGTACTATGCAAGTAAAAACAACTTACCATATTCATGATTCATTTTTCACCTGATATAATCAGATGAGTAAAATGATTTATGTCACGTGTTATAATCACATGAGTATAAAATGGTTTGTGAACGGTGAACACAAATTGTATggctaaa harbors:
- the LOC122602636 gene encoding phytoene synthase 2, chloroplastic, whose product is MSVALIWVVSPNSEFSSGLGFLETTKLVDSSRFVGKARSFLWTNRIKNVGNRLKCSSCYMNADGFREKGYLGSKKGKKLDLVSRVVANPSGELAISSEQLVYDVVLKQAALVKEQMRAKEEDMEVKPDIVLPGTLGLLSEAYDRCGEVCAEYAKTFYLGTLLMTPERRKAIWAIYVWCRRTDELVDGPNASHITPKALDRWESRLEDLFNGRPFDMLDAALSDTVSKFPVDIQPFKDMIEGMRMDLRKSRYKTFDELYLYCYYVAGTVGLMSVPIMGIAPESQATTESVYNAALALGIANQLTNILRDVGEDARRGRVYLPQDELAQAGLSDEDIFAGKVTDKWRAFMKKQIKRARSFFDEAQEGVTQLSSASRWPVWASLLLYRQILDEIEANDYNNFTRRAYVSKPKKLVSLPLAYAKALVPPSSKTGALSKTTDA